One Nitrosopumilus sp. genomic region harbors:
- a CDS encoding polyprenyl synthetase family protein, with protein MKKTRPIENNAKIVNRHLKSKLKGNPKKLYEAAGHLIINGGKRLRPYMVIKSCQILGGKVSNAMPAASAVEMIHNFTLVHDDIMDNDEMRHGVPTVHKKFGMPIAILAGDVLFSKAYQVITESKLSANATTQLISRLAKACVDVCEGQLLDIKMAEEKKIPSEAEYTTMICKKTAALFDVSCAMGAICATSKAQDISNLSSFGRNLGIAFQITDDLIGVMGDSKITKKPVGNDLREGKKSLPILMAIKLAKGGDKKIILKAFGNSKISRNDLNKAVNVIRSLGIEENVRKQALKYAEKAEKSLSKYSGTQKKELVTLLDFVVKRSV; from the coding sequence ATGAAAAAAACTAGACCTATTGAAAATAATGCAAAAATTGTAAACAGACATCTAAAATCAAAACTTAAGGGAAATCCAAAAAAACTCTATGAAGCAGCTGGACATTTGATAATTAATGGAGGAAAGAGACTAAGACCATACATGGTTATCAAAAGCTGCCAAATTTTAGGTGGAAAAGTTTCCAATGCAATGCCTGCTGCAAGTGCAGTAGAAATGATACATAATTTTACTCTAGTTCATGACGACATTATGGATAATGATGAAATGCGACATGGAGTTCCAACAGTACATAAAAAATTTGGAATGCCAATAGCAATTCTTGCAGGGGATGTGTTATTTTCTAAAGCATATCAAGTGATAACGGAATCAAAATTATCTGCAAATGCAACTACACAGTTAATTTCAAGATTGGCTAAAGCTTGTGTTGATGTTTGTGAGGGGCAGTTATTAGATATCAAAATGGCAGAAGAAAAGAAAATTCCAAGTGAAGCAGAATATACCACAATGATTTGTAAAAAAACAGCAGCATTATTTGATGTATCATGTGCAATGGGTGCAATTTGTGCAACAAGTAAGGCACAAGATATTTCTAATCTTTCATCATTTGGAAGAAATCTAGGAATTGCATTTCAGATTACAGATGATCTAATTGGTGTAATGGGTGATTCAAAGATTACAAAAAAACCAGTTGGAAATGATCTTAGAGAAGGAAAAAAATCATTGCCAATATTGATGGCAATAAAATTGGCAAAAGGAGGAGATAAAAAAATAATTCTAAAGGCATTTGGTAATTCTAAAATCTCAAGAAATGATCTAAATAAAGCTGTAAATGTGATCCGATCTCTAGGAATTGAAGAAAATGTTAGAAAGCAGGCACTAAAATATGCTGAAAAAGCTGAAAAATCCCTATCAAAATATTCTGGTACTCAAAAAAAAGAATTAGTCACACTATTAGATTTTGTAGTTAAGAGAAGCGTATAA
- a CDS encoding MBL fold metallo-hydrolase, with the protein MIVHQIQVGNMQNFTYIVEDEETNEAIIIDPSWDLMELELVIKKNDLKIKYIVNTHHHFDHTIGNEAMHDSTKAPIIQHEFSELKHDISVKDGDFIEFGNSKLKVLHTPGHSKDSICLIGDGKIFSGDTLFVGNCGRIDLPGGSAKELYHSLFDILYSLDDNLVLYSGHNYGHSETSALGQEKITNLVLQKRTEQQFLEMMGQ; encoded by the coding sequence TTGATAGTTCATCAAATCCAAGTTGGAAATATGCAGAATTTTACATATATTGTTGAAGATGAAGAAACCAATGAAGCAATAATTATTGATCCTTCATGGGATTTAATGGAATTGGAATTGGTAATTAAAAAAAATGATCTTAAAATTAAATATATTGTAAATACACATCACCATTTTGATCATACTATTGGTAATGAAGCAATGCATGATTCCACAAAGGCTCCAATTATCCAACATGAGTTTTCAGAATTAAAACACGACATTTCTGTAAAAGATGGTGATTTTATTGAGTTTGGAAATTCAAAACTCAAAGTACTGCATACGCCTGGGCATTCAAAGGATAGTATCTGCTTGATAGGTGATGGAAAAATTTTCTCAGGTGATACATTGTTTGTTGGAAATTGCGGTAGAATTGATCTTCCTGGAGGAAGTGCAAAAGAACTGTATCATAGCCTCTTTGACATTCTATATTCTTTAGACGATAATCTGGTCCTTTATTCAGGTCATAATTATGGGCATTCAGAGACATCTGCACTTGGACAAGAAAAGATTACTAATCTTGTATTGCAGAAAAGAACCGAACAACAATTTCTTGAAATGATGGGTCAGTGA
- the idi gene encoding isopentenyl-diphosphate Delta-isomerase gives MKELCLEEKMPEEFVILVDENDNPIGTEEKVKCHLPNGKLHRAFTALLFDNEGRLVLTRRAKEKMLWPNDWDGTFASHPRESETYVSSGERRMPEELGIEGKLDYLHKFEYHVPYKDIGSENEICGTLIGVIDKSTELKKIPGEIDEIKWISANELMSELEKNPKLYCPWMLIALELLDKSDKKMLEKHANILSTWMNSEIHDRLDKAIKTHLPIEKWRLVNEKN, from the coding sequence ATGAAGGAACTATGTTTAGAGGAAAAAATGCCTGAAGAATTTGTAATTTTAGTTGATGAGAATGACAATCCTATTGGGACTGAAGAAAAAGTAAAGTGTCATTTACCAAATGGAAAATTACATAGAGCTTTTACAGCATTGTTGTTTGATAATGAAGGAAGACTAGTACTCACTAGAAGAGCAAAAGAGAAAATGTTATGGCCAAATGACTGGGATGGTACATTTGCTAGTCATCCAAGAGAATCTGAAACGTATGTTTCTTCAGGAGAGAGAAGAATGCCCGAAGAATTAGGTATTGAAGGAAAATTAGACTATTTACACAAATTTGAATATCATGTACCCTACAAAGACATAGGTTCAGAAAATGAGATTTGTGGTACTCTAATTGGAGTAATTGATAAATCAACAGAATTAAAAAAAATTCCTGGTGAGATTGATGAAATCAAATGGATATCAGCAAATGAGTTAATGTCCGAACTTGAAAAAAACCCCAAATTGTATTGTCCATGGATGCTCATAGCTTTAGAATTATTAGATAAATCAGATAAAAAAATGCTGGAAAAGCATGCAAATATCTTATCTACATGGATGAATAGTGAAATTCATGATAGGTTGGATAAGGCAATCAAAACGCATCTACCAATAGAAAAGTGGAGGTTAGTAAATGAAAAAAACTAG
- a CDS encoding RNA-binding protein, with amino-acid sequence MSLGNVKTSLDKIAKSLGTVQDSREFLLKNTREVIILCSRSIIAVHKGDLQTGKKHLRQAETLLKKYKKKALGDLKRYLITPEQEYVEAVCLIAIVEKKVIPSDKKLSVSPESYVLGLLDCVGELKRMVFDKIRTGNIEEATRIFDVMENLYLNLYTFSLYDKVVKEARRKIDVNRILVDDVRSAITEEKRRSELIKTLQNIEK; translated from the coding sequence ATGTCATTAGGAAATGTTAAAACTTCATTAGATAAAATTGCAAAATCATTAGGAACAGTTCAAGATTCAAGAGAATTTCTTTTAAAAAATACCAGAGAAGTGATTATTCTTTGTAGTAGATCAATTATTGCAGTTCACAAAGGAGATTTACAAACAGGCAAAAAACATTTGAGACAAGCAGAAACATTATTGAAAAAATATAAGAAAAAAGCATTGGGCGATCTTAAAAGATATCTAATAACTCCTGAACAAGAATATGTTGAAGCAGTGTGTCTTATTGCAATAGTTGAGAAAAAAGTAATTCCGTCTGATAAAAAATTATCAGTATCTCCAGAATCTTATGTTCTAGGTTTACTTGATTGTGTTGGAGAATTAAAAAGAATGGTATTTGATAAAATTCGAACAGGTAACATCGAAGAGGCTACAAGAATTTTTGATGTAATGGAGAATTTGTATCTTAATCTTTACACTTTTTCATTATATGACAAAGTTGTAAAAGAAGCTAGAAGAAAAATAGATGTTAATAGAATACTTGTCGATGATGTTAGATCTGCAATAACTGAAGAAAAAAGACGTTCAGAATTAATCAAGACTTTACAAAATATAGAAAAATAA
- a CDS encoding enolase, translating into MAKISSIEGRILYNSRGSKTIEVDVKSDGKFLGRVCAPSGASVGKYEAVSFPNGKPEESLRVLSENAQKFIGLDSSDLKVIHDTVRSLDKTNNYSEVGGALAFAVTIAAMESAAKAAEEPLFKILSPQSSYKFPFPLGNILGGGAHAGPGTPDIQEILVCSTGSKTIESAIETNLAVHRELRSVLEKEDPGFTNGRGDEGGWAPKLENHKALEVSVKAIENLGFTLGKEVSLGVDFASSTQWNEQKEKYVYNRAGFENSTGEQIDFAADIIEKYKLIYAEDAVHEEAFEDMSELTAKFPKTLVTGDDLTVTNKDILQKAIDKKSCNAAILKVNQAGSLFDAFEFANLATQNNIKLITSHRSGESTDSQISHIGIATKSKMLKVGVVGGERVAKLNELLRLSEHDLICGMAEI; encoded by the coding sequence TTGGCCAAAATATCCTCAATTGAAGGACGTATTCTATACAACAGTAGAGGAAGCAAGACAATTGAGGTTGATGTGAAATCAGATGGAAAATTTCTAGGAAGAGTTTGTGCACCATCAGGAGCTAGTGTAGGAAAATATGAGGCAGTCAGTTTCCCAAATGGAAAACCAGAAGAGAGCCTAAGGGTTTTATCAGAAAATGCTCAGAAATTTATTGGATTAGACTCCTCGGATCTCAAAGTTATTCATGATACAGTGAGAAGTTTGGATAAAACAAATAATTATTCAGAAGTTGGAGGAGCACTTGCTTTTGCAGTAACTATTGCAGCTATGGAATCAGCTGCTAAAGCAGCAGAAGAGCCATTATTCAAGATACTCTCACCACAATCATCATACAAGTTTCCATTTCCACTAGGAAACATTCTAGGAGGAGGAGCACATGCAGGTCCTGGAACACCAGACATTCAAGAGATACTAGTTTGTTCAACAGGCTCAAAAACAATTGAAAGTGCCATTGAGACAAATTTGGCAGTGCACAGGGAGCTTAGAAGTGTTTTAGAAAAAGAAGATCCAGGTTTTACTAATGGAAGAGGAGATGAGGGCGGATGGGCACCAAAATTAGAGAATCACAAAGCATTGGAAGTTTCTGTAAAAGCAATTGAGAATTTAGGATTTACCTTAGGAAAAGAAGTATCTCTCGGAGTTGACTTTGCATCATCTACGCAATGGAATGAGCAAAAAGAAAAATATGTATACAATAGAGCTGGATTTGAAAATTCTACTGGTGAACAAATTGATTTTGCTGCAGACATTATTGAAAAATACAAATTAATTTATGCAGAAGATGCAGTTCACGAAGAAGCATTTGAAGACATGTCAGAATTGACTGCCAAATTTCCAAAAACCTTAGTAACAGGGGACGATCTTACTGTTACAAACAAGGATATCTTACAAAAAGCAATTGATAAAAAATCATGTAATGCAGCAATTCTCAAAGTAAATCAAGCAGGTAGTCTTTTTGATGCATTTGAATTTGCCAATTTAGCAACTCAAAATAATATAAAATTAATCACATCACACAGATCAGGAGAATCCACTGATTCACAAATATCACACATAGGAATAGCAACAAAGTCAAAAATGCTCAAAGTAGGGGTAGTTGGAGGAGAAAGAGTGGCAAAACTCAATGAACTTTTACGCCTATCAGAGCATGATTTAATATGCGGTATGGCAGAGATTTAA
- a CDS encoding isopentenyl phosphate kinase, giving the protein MILIKLGGSIITNKEKPLSPRRKTIDSIAKSLKKIKEPIVIVHGGGSYGHYWSVKYDMHTKERKYDIRGVSIVKNSMIDLNKIILDSLLKNKLNPYCLPPTDFMSGNRPIVKKIKEIQEIAKSGLIPVTFGDALWYGQKKTYILSGDKIMTHLAKILKPKLTIFALNENGLYSDFKSKKLIYELKDQNPLISENKMDVTGGMSRKVEEATKIAKMGMNVFFVNGNYPERIVQAIKNRKYEGTMFRGKNA; this is encoded by the coding sequence ATGATTCTAATAAAATTAGGCGGATCAATTATTACAAATAAAGAAAAACCATTATCTCCAAGAAGAAAAACCATAGACAGCATTGCTAAGAGCTTAAAAAAGATCAAAGAACCAATAGTGATTGTTCATGGAGGAGGATCATATGGCCATTATTGGTCTGTAAAATATGATATGCATACGAAAGAAAGAAAATATGACATAAGAGGAGTTTCAATTGTAAAGAATTCAATGATAGATCTTAACAAGATAATTTTAGATTCATTATTAAAAAATAAACTAAATCCATATTGTTTACCTCCAACAGATTTTATGTCAGGAAACAGACCAATAGTTAAAAAAATTAAAGAGATTCAAGAAATAGCAAAATCCGGATTAATACCAGTCACATTTGGGGATGCATTATGGTATGGTCAGAAAAAAACTTACATTTTATCAGGAGATAAAATAATGACTCATCTTGCAAAAATTCTAAAACCAAAATTAACAATTTTTGCTCTAAATGAGAATGGGTTATACTCTGATTTTAAATCAAAAAAATTGATCTATGAGCTAAAGGATCAAAACCCGTTAATTTCTGAAAACAAGATGGATGTTACAGGTGGAATGTCAAGAAAGGTTGAAGAAGCTACAAAAATTGCTAAGATGGGAATGAATGTATTTTTTGTAAATGGAAATTATCCAGAAAGAATTGTACAAGCTATTAAAAATAGGAAATATGAAGGAACTATGTTTAGAGGAAAAAATGCCTGA
- a CDS encoding NAD(P)H-hydrate epimerase yields MEITVDQMYKIENKGHDMGFLKKFMMENAGAVSVRRLVEKLVNLDSKKVLIFVGLGNNGGDGLVMARHLAGYGADVTVILLGKPEKIKTEESNWNWSILKKMPSVKLVSGDSFDVSFKPDVIVDAILGTGISGEIREPYASAINYINQTDCYKFAVDVPSGLDPQTGETANIYTKCNMTVTFHKMKQGIPKRKDLTGELHAEKIGIPPEAEEGIL; encoded by the coding sequence ATGGAAATTACCGTAGATCAAATGTACAAAATTGAAAACAAAGGTCATGATATGGGCTTTTTAAAAAAATTCATGATGGAAAATGCTGGAGCCGTATCTGTTAGAAGATTAGTAGAAAAACTCGTAAATTTAGATTCAAAAAAAGTGCTAATTTTTGTTGGTTTGGGAAATAATGGTGGTGATGGATTAGTAATGGCAAGACATTTGGCAGGTTATGGTGCCGATGTAACAGTAATTTTACTTGGAAAACCAGAGAAAATTAAAACTGAAGAAAGTAATTGGAATTGGTCAATCTTAAAAAAAATGCCATCAGTGAAATTAGTCTCAGGTGATTCATTTGATGTAAGTTTTAAACCAGATGTAATTGTGGATGCCATACTTGGCACTGGAATTTCAGGAGAAATTCGAGAACCATACGCATCAGCAATAAATTACATTAATCAAACAGATTGCTACAAATTTGCAGTTGATGTTCCTTCTGGACTAGATCCGCAAACGGGAGAGACAGCAAATATTTACACAAAATGTAACATGACTGTAACATTTCATAAGATGAAACAAGGTATTCCAAAAAGAAAGGATCTTACTGGAGAACTACATGCCGAAAAAATTGGAATTCCACCAGAAGCTGAGGAGGGAATACTTTGA
- the cobT gene encoding nicotinate mononucleotide-dependent phosphoribosyltransferase CobT: protein MENFELFGNTENAQKFLNCIKPGKFLFSLVLSYTETCEIPGISFAGADKDSIKFTPPADAEYLHYGYCKTIEKIPMTPDGKPTPGLLTKTALESASIPHITINAGSKISPQLPFINTGMSFGKNISIQDAMTDSEVSHAVDYGRIVGRTLASLTDCLIIGESIPGGTTTSLAVLRALGFDAKVSSSIPNNPVELKNQIVTSALERIDSDHPYRIISKVGDPMIPFVAGMLSSASEVSKVMLAGGTQMTAVLAFASKIGFNDENAAIGTTSYITNDQSANFQTLVSKIADVPAFSVDPGLSNSKFPGLKAFSEGFAKEGVGAGGSIISSMIKTGNSSQKFLELAEKEYHRLFTSQ, encoded by the coding sequence TTGGAAAATTTTGAATTATTTGGAAATACTGAAAATGCTCAAAAATTTCTTAATTGTATAAAACCCGGAAAGTTTCTATTCTCTCTTGTACTGTCATATACTGAAACTTGTGAAATTCCAGGAATTTCTTTTGCAGGTGCAGACAAGGACTCGATAAAATTTACTCCTCCTGCTGATGCAGAATATCTTCATTATGGATATTGTAAAACAATTGAAAAAATCCCAATGACTCCTGATGGAAAACCAACTCCTGGATTACTCACTAAAACTGCTTTAGAATCTGCTAGCATTCCTCATATTACAATTAATGCTGGAAGTAAAATTTCTCCACAACTACCATTCATTAATACTGGAATGTCTTTTGGAAAGAATATTTCAATTCAAGATGCAATGACTGATTCTGAAGTATCTCATGCCGTAGATTATGGGCGAATAGTTGGAAGAACTTTAGCTTCTCTAACTGATTGTCTAATAATTGGTGAAAGTATTCCTGGAGGCACTACTACATCATTAGCAGTGCTACGTGCATTGGGTTTTGATGCAAAAGTTAGTTCAAGTATTCCAAACAATCCTGTAGAACTAAAAAATCAAATTGTAACTTCAGCATTAGAACGAATTGATTCAGATCATCCTTATAGAATTATTTCTAAAGTTGGAGATCCTATGATTCCTTTTGTAGCAGGAATGCTAAGTTCTGCCTCTGAGGTATCTAAGGTAATGCTTGCTGGTGGGACTCAAATGACTGCTGTGCTTGCCTTTGCATCAAAAATTGGATTTAATGATGAAAATGCGGCCATTGGAACAACTTCATACATTACTAATGATCAAAGTGCAAATTTTCAAACTTTAGTTTCAAAAATTGCAGATGTTCCAGCATTTTCTGTAGATCCAGGATTGAGCAATTCTAAATTTCCAGGATTAAAGGCATTCTCAGAAGGTTTTGCAAAAGAGGGAGTTGGTGCAGGAGGCAGTATTATTTCATCTATGATCAAAACAGGAAATTCTTCACAAAAGTTTCTGGAATTAGCAGAAAAAGAATATCATAGATTGTTTACTTCACAGTAA
- the rpsB gene encoding 30S ribosomal protein S2, with product MSQQAETSDIKKKILTTGIRVGTQVKTKFMKSFITKASPEGLYMLDLDITLEKIQTAAKFINRLGAENLIVCSGRQYAETPIEKFCEILGSKKLLGRFMPGTLTNPSLPYYIEPKIVLISDPQVDEQAIIEATNAGIPVIGIANTDNITSNIDVIIPANNRGRKALATVYWLLVRQVLIERGELKEGESMKYEIDDFETKITEEEIE from the coding sequence ATGAGCCAACAAGCAGAAACATCTGACATCAAAAAGAAGATCCTAACTACAGGTATCAGAGTTGGTACTCAAGTTAAAACCAAATTCATGAAATCTTTTATTACAAAAGCTAGTCCAGAAGGGCTTTACATGCTTGATTTGGATATCACATTAGAAAAAATTCAAACTGCAGCCAAATTCATCAACAGATTAGGTGCTGAGAATCTCATAGTATGCTCTGGAAGACAATATGCAGAGACTCCGATTGAGAAATTTTGTGAAATTTTAGGCTCAAAGAAACTTTTAGGCAGATTCATGCCAGGTACATTAACAAATCCTTCTTTGCCATATTACATTGAACCAAAAATAGTCTTAATCTCAGACCCACAAGTGGATGAACAAGCAATTATCGAAGCAACAAATGCAGGAATTCCAGTCATCGGAATTGCAAATACAGATAACATTACATCAAATATCGATGTAATTATTCCAGCAAACAATAGAGGAAGAAAAGCATTGGCAACAGTTTACTGGTTATTAGTTCGTCAAGTTTTAATCGAAAGAGGAGAACTAAAAGAAGGCGAATCAATGAAATATGAAATTGATGATTTCGAAACAAAGATCACCGAAGAGGAAATCGAATAA
- a CDS encoding cation:proton antiporter codes for MVSEFDVVPTIIGILFLVLPALLLGRLCSHFKISEVVGFVFAGIILGPTALGGVIPIFERPIVELNEVMLGLWQISGIIILFSAGLHFTFHDLIKAGPKSAIIGVCGVIVPLATGYFIVFLMGFNWTVAVLIGATLSATSIAVSVVILEELGKERSKEGNILVNAAVLDDVLGLAILSAVISIVTLETIPTIESVAITTITDIVFWILILLGAVYLLPKIVHIVSKTHPSTLDARGTREGVALGSAFGLAAIASSIGLNPIVGAFAAGMGLAGSKLAVQVHEFVGRLKVIVAPLFFAVIGTYVDITQISSINWVLFTVILIVAVFSKVLGCGIPASILLKNKKRGFLIGYGMIARGEVAFIVAGIGLAFEILSDEIYSTLVFVILATIFIAPILLRNAFKS; via the coding sequence ATGGTCTCAGAGTTTGATGTAGTTCCAACAATTATCGGGATTTTATTTTTAGTCTTACCCGCATTACTTTTGGGAAGATTATGTTCTCATTTCAAAATCTCAGAGGTAGTTGGATTTGTGTTTGCAGGGATTATCCTAGGACCTACGGCATTAGGTGGTGTAATCCCAATTTTTGAGAGACCAATTGTTGAACTGAATGAGGTAATGTTGGGTTTATGGCAAATTTCTGGAATCATAATCTTGTTTTCTGCAGGACTACATTTTACATTTCATGATCTAATCAAAGCAGGTCCAAAGTCTGCAATTATTGGAGTGTGTGGAGTAATCGTTCCTCTTGCCACAGGGTACTTTATTGTATTTCTTATGGGATTTAATTGGACAGTTGCAGTATTAATTGGTGCAACCCTTAGCGCAACAAGTATTGCTGTATCTGTCGTAATTTTAGAAGAACTAGGAAAAGAGAGATCAAAAGAAGGAAATATTCTGGTAAATGCCGCTGTATTGGATGATGTATTAGGTCTTGCAATTCTTTCAGCAGTAATTTCGATTGTTACTTTGGAAACAATTCCAACAATAGAATCAGTTGCAATAACTACAATTACAGATATAGTATTTTGGATTTTAATTTTATTAGGAGCAGTGTATTTGTTGCCTAAGATAGTTCACATAGTTTCAAAAACACATCCGTCAACATTAGATGCAAGAGGTACAAGAGAAGGTGTTGCACTCGGTTCAGCGTTTGGTTTAGCTGCAATTGCATCTAGTATTGGATTAAATCCCATTGTAGGAGCATTTGCGGCTGGAATGGGATTAGCAGGTTCTAAATTAGCAGTTCAGGTGCACGAGTTTGTTGGAAGGTTAAAGGTTATTGTCGCTCCATTGTTTTTTGCAGTAATTGGAACATATGTAGACATTACACAAATTTCTTCAATCAACTGGGTTTTGTTTACAGTAATTTTGATAGTTGCAGTATTTTCTAAAGTTCTTGGATGTGGAATTCCTGCATCCATTTTGTTAAAAAACAAGAAAAGAGGTTTTTTAATTGGATATGGAATGATTGCAAGAGGAGAAGTAGCATTTATTGTTGCAGGAATAGGATTAGCTTTTGAGATACTTTCAGATGAGATTTACTCTACACTTGTATTTGTGATTTTAGCAACAATATTCATTGCGCCAATTTTATTGAGAAATGCATTCAAATCATAG
- a CDS encoding DNA-directed RNA polymerase subunit N, protein MLIPVRCFTCGNLVADKFEDYENKVKAGEDPVKVLDSLGIERYCCRRMLLTTVETIQQVIPFYEAIQRRKQEVQSELE, encoded by the coding sequence ATGTTAATTCCAGTAAGATGTTTTACATGTGGTAATTTAGTTGCCGATAAATTTGAAGATTATGAAAATAAAGTAAAAGCTGGAGAAGATCCAGTCAAAGTTTTAGATTCTTTAGGAATTGAAAGATATTGTTGTAGACGAATGTTATTGACTACTGTTGAAACAATTCAGCAAGTAATTCCATTTTATGAAGCAATTCAGAGAAGAAAACAAGAAGTTCAATCTGAGTTAGAGTAA
- the mvk gene encoding mevalonate kinase, with amino-acid sequence MKSKASAPGKVILFGEHFVVYGVKAILCAINKRITVTAKDIEENKIIIESNIGSLSEKPCKLISEIKSPLKPFYYLANKMLQSQNKIKGVEIIVDSEIPLGVGLGSSSACCVAGAGAISKLFGEKSKEQVLELAIEAERTIFQNTSGADCTVCTYGGIMKYDKKNGFEKLEYEPNFHLVIANSNIEHSTESIVNKVNQFKEENQEEFSNLCEKESKLIEEVLKILKENNIDKLGKKIIQNQEYLETIGVSNEKLRDMIRTSQKFTLGAKITGAGGGGCIFSLTEESNLNNIINEFRNKNYECFSVKIDFRGLDTF; translated from the coding sequence TTGAAATCTAAAGCATCAGCACCTGGTAAAGTAATTCTTTTTGGAGAACATTTTGTAGTTTATGGAGTAAAAGCAATTCTATGTGCAATAAATAAAAGAATCACAGTTACTGCAAAGGATATAGAAGAAAATAAAATAATTATTGAATCAAATATTGGAAGTCTTTCAGAAAAACCATGTAAATTAATTTCTGAAATAAAGTCACCATTAAAACCATTTTATTATTTAGCCAACAAAATGCTGCAATCTCAAAACAAAATCAAAGGTGTTGAAATTATAGTGGATTCAGAAATTCCATTGGGTGTAGGTCTAGGTTCATCATCAGCATGTTGTGTAGCAGGTGCTGGAGCAATTTCAAAGTTATTTGGCGAAAAATCAAAAGAACAAGTGCTAGAACTTGCAATTGAAGCTGAGAGAACTATTTTTCAAAATACTTCAGGAGCTGACTGTACAGTTTGCACATATGGCGGAATTATGAAATATGATAAAAAAAATGGATTCGAAAAACTAGAATATGAGCCTAATTTTCATCTAGTAATTGCTAATTCAAACATAGAGCATTCTACAGAATCAATAGTAAATAAAGTAAATCAATTCAAAGAAGAAAACCAAGAAGAATTTTCCAACTTATGTGAAAAAGAATCAAAACTAATTGAAGAGGTTTTAAAAATTCTTAAAGAAAATAACATCGATAAATTAGGAAAGAAAATTATTCAAAATCAAGAATATTTAGAAACAATTGGCGTGTCTAATGAGAAGTTAAGAGATATGATTAGAACAAGTCAAAAATTTACTCTTGGTGCTAAAATTACAGGTGCTGGAGGTGGGGGATGCATATTTTCTTTAACAGAGGAATCAAACTTGAATAACATAATTAATGAATTTAGAAATAAAAATTACGAATGTTTTTCCGTAAAAATTGATTTTAGAGGACTGGATACTTTTTAA